TATCCGATGTATTGGCTGAGCTTTTGAGCGAGTTCTTTGAGGTTCAACGGTTTGGGCAAATAATCATCACACCCTGCTTGCAGAGCCCGTTCTTTATCGCCTACCATCGCATGAGCGGTAAGGGCAATAACGGGAATATCACGCAAAGTTTCGTCTGCTTTGATAATGCGTGTCGCTGTCCAACCATCCATTCGTGGCAGCGACAAATCCATTAAGATGAGGTCGGGGCGTTCTTGCTGGGCAAGCGCCACACCCTGGTCACCATCGGTGGCTGTAATGACGTCTAACTCCAACGACCCCAACACATCCAGCATCAAAGTCAGGTTATCTTCATTATCTTCTACTACAAGAACGCGCTTCATGTCGTATTACCCTTGCATGTACTGCGGCATGTACTGCGTACAGCCGTTACTTGGCAGAGGCGTCTTTCCGTCGGAACGTTGACCTGGGAGAGATCTGGGTAATTTCATTCCCGCTAGTTGATTCGCTACTTACAGAACCGTCTATCGAACTCAAGTAGTCGATCAACTCGCCCGCTTCTGCGGTGATCTCTTCATATCCACAGATGTCACAACTATACAGTGAGACATCCGGCAACTGAAAGAGCTGTCCCTGTACCTTGGCGACCAGTGTCACCGGGCGAACCCGACGCTGGCCGATCTGGCAATTTGGGCACCAATCCTGCTTTTTATGTTGTGTGGGACTTGTCATGACTCATCTACCTCGACAGGCTGCGTACTATGAAAAGCATCTTCGTGTTGGATCACACCGAATTCCGATATGGGCCAGTAACGAAATAGAACACGCCCAACAATATGGTCAATCGTTACCGGGCCAAAACTTCTTGAATCTGTACTATGGTTGCGATTATCGCCCATAACAAAGTATTCATCTGGCCCTAGCGTAACGGTGCGATCTGAGCAGCTGAAAGTCCCGCATTCTTCATAAGTATACGACTCTTTAAGCTGTTGACCGTTGACGTACACTTGCTGATCCCGAATTTCCACCGTATCACCGGGTAATCCGATCACCCGTTTAATGAGCATAATGCCAACTTCGCTGGGGCGCATAGAATTAAAAACAATGACATCACTATAAGTTGGCGTATCAAAGAGATAATTTAATCGACTTACGATGAGACGATCCCCATTTTGAAAGGAAGGCTCCATACTACGCCCTTCTACCAATGAACGTGGAATCGCCATATCAAACAAGACCGTCACCACAACGACGAAAATAACCGTTCGTAAAATTTCCGCTAAGAGGCCGCTCGTACGCAAGCGCGGCTTGAGCCTTGGCACAGGCAGATATTCCGTTTCGACAGGACCATAACCCAGAGGATTACGGCTTAGCGACGGATTTTGCTCTTTTTCTGGCATCACAGCCATACAACAGCCTTTTACTTTGCGTACTGCCAAAGAATGAGATCAAAGTGTTCATCAGGTCTATGGGTCAGGCTGGTGGCCGTTACTCTAACAGCCCCAGAGCATCCAACGGCCAATAACGCAAAATGACTCGGCCAATGATATGATCCAGCGTCACAGCACCATAGTCTCTAGAATCATAGCTGTGGTTACGGTTATCCCCCATGACGAAATATTCATCTTCGCCAAGCTCAACACGTTCATCCGGGCAGTTATAGGTGGCGCAGGCTTCATTGATATAATCTTCCTCAATTTCCTGCCCATTGAGGTAGACACGTTGATCACGCAACTCAATCGTATCCCCTGGCACACCAATAACGCGCTTGATAATCATCGTATTTGGCTCATTGGGGCTCATCGAATTGAAGACAATGAAATCATTGTGATCTGGTTTGTCAAATAAATAGTGGACGCGGCTCACAATGAGCCGATCACCATCATGGAAAGTTGGGACCATACTGCGCCCCTCGACCAGAGAACGCGGGATAGCCAGATCAAACAAGACCGTCACCACAATAACGAAGATCACAGTGCGCAATGTTTCGCCCAGGAACCCGCGCACATGTAAGCGTGGCTTACGTCGTGGCTCTGACGGCTGGCTGGCTTCCTGACTCGCTTCTGGCGATGGTCCTGGTTTAGCTGGCACAGGGATCACCGTGACAGGCCCTTCACCATCAGCCAGGGCTTCATTATCACGAGCAATCACGTCATTACGCGCCGATACCGCCTCTTGCACAGGCGGCGTCACAGATTGCTCTGTAGCATCTTCTGCATCTGTTGTGCCATAAGAGGCATCCGCATCAGACGGTGCATCACGCTGTACACGATTTGTATTTTCAGGGTCATTCGCTGCTTTTTGTTGATCAGCGTCATTCATGAAATCCAAAGTTTTACGCCTTTACTTAATCGGAGTAAGCATAGCGATGCATCAAACCCAGATCTTCCAGAGGCCAATAGCGGAATACCACTTCACCAATGATGAATTGGCGGTTCACAGGACCAAATATTCTGGAATCACTGCTTCGATTGCGATTATCCCCCATCATAAAAAATTCATCCGGCGCCAATTGCCAGATGCTATCCGGGCAGTTCCCCACTGAGCAGGGCTCATTGATATAAGGCTCATACAGTTCCTGCCCATTAACGTAGACCTGCGTATCGCGTATTTCGACCGTATCGCCAGGGACACCGATCACACGCTTGATATAGTCTTCGTTAGTGTTATCCGGGAAGTGAAAGACAACAATATCGCCCAGTTGCGGCTCGCCTAATAAATAATTGACGCGGCTGACGATCAAAAACTCACTATTGTGGAAGTTCGGTTCCATACTGGCGCCATCAACCACATAGCGCACACTCGCCATATTGATGAGCGCATATATCGCCAATATGAGAATCACACGGTCGAGCAGTTCTCGCAGGAAAGCCGGCGCGCGCAATTTAGGACGCGGCAAAGGAGCGTAATCAACCATCAAATGTTGTATCTCGCCATAACGACTGGCATGAACAGGAATGCTGCTTTTCCATCAGGTGTGGGTACTGCAACATGTAGTATCCATTGTGGCATAAATTGCATTATAGTAAGCTCTCTTATATGGTGCAATGCTCAGAATAAGGCTTAGAAACTTAACAAACAATTGATTTTCAATGTGTACATTTCAATAAATTAAGCGATATACTGTTTTATAATAAGGTTATATGCGATACTAAAGCTGATAACTTAGAAACCGGATCCATTATGCAGGTCATGCAGCAGGAAGAAATTGCCGTTCAAGAAAAGATCTTGGTAGTCGATGATGGTCAAGATATGCTTGACTTCGTCGTCGAACATGTCCTCCAACCTGCAGGTTACCATTATGTCCTGGCACACGATGGCCGTGAGGGGCTGAAGATGGCTGTCCAGCATCAGCCAGATCTCATTTTGCTGGATTTCCATATGCCACGCATGAATGGCGCTCAACTATTAGAACAGTTGAACCGTAACAACATTGATATTCCGGTTATTCTGATGACGTCCAAAGGCTCAGAAGACATCGCGATTGAAGTCTACCGCTTGGGCGTCAAAGATTATGTGCGTAAGCCCTTCTACCCGGAAGAAATGCTTGAAGCTATTGAATATGCCCTGGCAGAAACACGCCTGCGTAAAGAAAAAGAAGCCCTGACGCGGCGTATCTTGCGGGCAAACCAGGAGTTACAACACCGTGTACAGCAGCTACACACCCTTTATGAAGTCGGTAAAAATGTGACTTCCATTATCGACATGAAGGACTTGCTGCCGCGCATCGTAGAAGCCGCCACGCGCATCTCTCATGCAGAAGAAGGCCAGCTCTCTTTGCTGATTGATGGACGCCTTTGCTGTCGTGCAGAAGTCAACCAGACGATGCACCACGCCCGTTCCTGCGACAAAGTCGTCAACGATAGCATCGCCCGCCACGTCATCCAAACACAATCCGCCCTACTTCTAGGCCCGGAGCAACTGCGTAAACAGGAAGCACAGCCGATTGCGATGGCCTATGCGCCCCTCATCATGAAGGGCAACGTCATGGGCGTCCTGAGCGTCGCCAATTACACGGCCAGCTCGCGCGAGTTCAATCCCGGTGACCGTGAACTACTGGAAGCTCTGAGCGACTATGCTGCTGTCGCTATCCAGAACAGCAGGCACTATCACGAACTGGAAGCCAGCAAACAGCAAGTCCAGGCGACATTTGAGCGTTTTGTGCCGCCCTCAGTCGTACAACAAGCCCTCGCCCGGCCAGAAGGCGTCGAATTAGGCGGCCATCGGCAAGAAATCAGCGTGCTATTTGCCGATATTCGTGGCTATACCGCCTGGAGCGAAAACGCTGCCCCAGAACAGGTCATGGAGACGTTAAATCACTATCTCAACCTGGCGGCAGGGGTCGTCATTGGCTGGAACGGGACGCTCGACAAATTCATGGGGGATGGGCTCATGGCGATATTCAACGCCCCCAACGCCATGGAAAACCATGTCCACTATGCGACAGAAGCGGCCCTGGCGATGATGCATGCCGCCCATGAAGTCAATGCACAGCACGGCTATAAACTTTCTTATAGTATTGGCGTAAATGTGGGCGAAGCTGTCGTGGGCTACATCGGCAATAAAGATGCGATGAACTACACAGCTATTGGGGATACCGTCAACCTGGCAAAGCGCCTGCAAGAATATGCCAAACCCGGCCAGATTCTCATTGATGAATCCGTCGCCAAGCGCCTTGGCAAGCTTATCAAAGCCAAGCCACTTGCTAAAATGCGCGTCAAAGGTCGTCAGCAGCCCACAATCGCTTATGAACTCATCGACCTGAGGCCAATGCGCTAGGCCCATTACACCTTCATGCTCCGGGCCTACCGTTATCGAACCTACTCTTCGTTATTCTTGCGCTCTCTAAAGCTCAGACGAATAGGCGTTCCCTCGAAGGAAAACGATTCTCGTATGCGGTTTTCAAGGTAGCGCTCATACGTAAAGTGCAGCAAGCGCTTATCGTTGATGTGGAACAGGAATAACGGCGGATCTGTGCGGACCTGCGTCGCATAGAAAATCTTTAGACGGCGCACACCCCGGTTCGGCGGCGCATGTCTTTCAAGTGCATCGCGCACAAGCTGGTTTAACTCAGATGTCGAGATGCGGATAAAGCGATTTTCATAGACGCGATGGGCCACTTCCAGCACTTGGTGAATACGCTGGCCGTTCAGGGCGCTGATGAAAATCACAGGGGCATAAGGGACGAAGTGCAGCCGCTCGCGGATGGAGTTCATGTAATCGTTCATGGTATGTGCGTCTTTTTCGACGGCATCCCACTTGTTGACCACAATCACGAGGCTCTTGTATTCTTCGATCACATAACCCGCGATGTGCTCGTCCTGCTCTGTCACGCCCATTTCACCATCCAATACCAGGATAGCCACCTGCGCGCGTTCTATCGCCTGGAAAGCCCGCACCACGCTGAACTTTTCAACACCGGGTTCAATGCGGCCACGGCGACGCATCCCAGCTGTATCAATAATGGTGACATCTTCACCATGCCAGCGAATCGTCGTATCAATGGCGTCGCGCGTGGTACCCGCAATCGGGCTGACAATCGCGCGTTCTTCACCAATGAGCTTATTCAGTAACGTGCTCTTACCTGCGTTCGGGCGGCCGACAATGGCGATATGCAGGTGATCATTTTCAACCTCGCCTTCATGCACCCAATCATCAGAGATACGGCGCAGCTCCTCCGTCACGACATCGAGCATATCCCCCACGCCCGCACCATGAATTGAACTAATCGGGATGACCTGACCAAGCCCCAATGCATAGAACTCGTAAGCATCGTTTTCATACTTTTTGTCATCAGCTTTATTGGCTGCGACAATAACGGGCTTATCTGTACGGCGCAAAATCTCCGCAATGGTCTCATCCGCAGCCGTCATACCGGAGAGGATATCCACGACCATGATGATAATATCAGCCTCTTGCACAGCAGCCAGAGCCTGGGATTCTATCTGCGGGACAAAGTCGATGCTGCCTTCCGCCAGGGGATTTTCATCACGCGTCCCCTTCGCCTGATACACTTCAATACCGCCCGTATCAATGACGTGGAACGTGATGCCATTCCAGAACGACTGCCCTTGCAGGCGGTCGCGCGTCGTACCAGGAATATCGTGGATGACGGCCATGCGCTCACCCACCAACCGGTTAAATAGCGAACTCTTGCCAACATTCGGGCGCCCAACAAGCGCCACGATGGGTTTTCTTGCCATATTCGTTGTCTCTCAAATCTGCTTGAAGCTCTATTATACAGATAGTGAACGCCGCAAATAAGGGCTTTCAACCAGCGAGAGGCCCCTCATGGCCGAGTTACCCCCGCTAACCGTCCTCTGTGGGGGTTGGGCTGGCTGTTGCTTCGGCGTCGATGTCTACCTCATCGGCGGGCGTCGCGTCCGCAGTGATGACAATATCGAGCGTTTCTGGCAGCGGGATAATACTCTCTACGTCGGCTTGCCCTCGCGTCAGGTTAACAGCTGGGCGCACATCGTGCGGCCCCGGCTGCAAGCCGCTGAGATCCACCACCGCATGAACATCCTCATTAGTCAGGCTATCCAGCAGGATACGCGGCCCATTGATGACGACCGAAATTGTATCCGTCGACGACTCAGACGAGAGGCCCTGCCCCAGGCCAAGGAAATCAACCGGGATGCCATCCAGTTGCAAGACGCCCATTTGCGCCTCAATGCCAACGTAGACCGTCACTGTACGATCATTCGATGGCAGCACAATCACATCATTGCGTAAGTTCAGCGGCACTTCGATCTCGAAGTTACCCGTACGACCTGCCAGGCTGATAGCATCCGTAAAGACGGTGTCGCCCAATGCTTCCAGGGCGGTGCTCGTCCCACGGACGAAGATTTCCGTCGGTTCGCTGCGTAGCGTCGTCAGAGTGTAGCCTTCTTCGCTTGTTTCGAGCTGTAAACTGGGCTGGACTGTCAGCCGTTCCACATCATCACGGCGATACAAATTCACATCGACAGTGGCTGTAGCCGGGTCCAACGTCACACCATCAACACGACGGCCATTTTCATCACGCGGGATGAGTGTCACAAGCGTTTCTATCGGCGAACGAGCTTCGCTCAAATCCACTTCGCCATAAACATCGACCACGCTGCGAACATCACTGCTGGCGCCGCTAACGGTGACATCAAGCGGGCTAATTTCCGGGTCCTCAGCGGTAATATCGACTGGTGGATCTGTTGTTTCGATGATAACGGGCTTCTGGCCGGATTCCACCAATTCCAACTCAACAGTAATCTGCGTTGGCCGCGTATCATCCACGCTAACGGCCCGGTTGACATCTGCGCGTAAGGGAACGGTATAAACCCCAGGTCCCAGGTCCATCAAATCAGCCCGAATGACAATATCCTCACGACGCAGCCGATTCATCACGGATTCCTGCGCGGTGATGATGATACTGGCATCCGTAGAGGGTGTATTCGTAATCACAAGGCCATCTGCTCTGTCGATGATGACCGGAATCGCCGTAAAGGTACGTGTGACGAAAGGATCAGCCTGTAACGTCGCCACATACCAGACGAAAAACGCCAATACCAGCGCGCCTGCAAACCAGGTCACGTTCTCTGTAAACTTGCGCTGCCAATTTTTCATACTAGGTACGGCTTTCCTGTAGCTGCTGGGAAAGGGATGCCCAACGTTCTGCTAACCAGCCGCGCAACGTGGTGCGCTGTGGCTCGTTGCTCCCATAGAGCGCACCCAGCACCGTCCGCAAACGTTCAGGGTCCAGGCGGGGGATCATACGACCATTATTCATAATGGCGATGCGGCCCGTCTCTTCTGAGACAACGACACAAACTGCATCGCTAGATTCCGACATACCTAATGCCGCACGATGCCGCATCCCCATCTTAGGATGGGGCAGATTACGACTGGCCGTCAGGGGCAGCACAGCCGCCGCAGAAGCAATACGACCATCATAGCCAACAATCACAGCACCATCGTGCAGCTCCGTCTTAGGCCAGAAGATCGTCAGCAGCAAATCCGCTTTAACCTTACTATCAATCTGGGTCCCTGTGCGGATGTAATCATCTAATTGAGTGTTCTTTTGCAGGACGATGAGCGCGCCATGCCGCCGTTCAGAAAGCTTTTCGGAAGCGCGGACGATCTCCGCGATAATTTCATCTCGCCCACTTACCGGCGATGATCGTCGTAATAACCGGCTGCCCCGCCCTAATTGTTCCAGGCCACGACGCAACTCCGGCTGGAAGATCACCGGAATGGCAACAGCAAAGACAGCCAGGCCGTTGGTCAACAACCATGTTAAAGCTTGTAGCTGGAAGATGCCTGCAACAAGAATCAAGACGATGACCACTGTCATGACACCGCGCAGTAGTACGACCGCCTGCGTCCCTCTGAACAGGAAGCTAGCACCGTAAAACAGCAGCGTAACAAAGAAAATGTCAAGCAGATCAGTTGGGGTGAGTGTGTTGATAATGGCGATTAATTGATCCAACGCGGTTTACCAATAATTTCAAATGATTGACAGAGCAGACATCACATACGTTCTTGTTACATGTCTACCCAGTATAACCCAAATCAGCCTCAAAAGAGGCTGATTTCATCATGAGATTTCATTTCAAAGGTAAACCGTTGAGTTCGCTAACCGTTGAGCTGGGATAAAAGGCGCTTATAGTCCTCAATACGATCTGGCTTGAGGCCAATAATCTGCCGGATCGTCTTGGCAGCGTCGCGCGTCAGCCCAGCATCAAGCTGTAGCTCACCCAGGGCATCAAGCTGTTCAATAGCTTTCTGGTTTTGGCCCACTCTGCGGTAGATAGACGCCAGACGCGCACGCAAAGCTGTATCCTGCCCATTGCTGCGCACTAGCCCTTCCAGCAGGGTAGTGATTTCTTTGATCTTACGCTGGCGTGCATACACGCTCAGGAGGATATCCAGCCGCTTTACAGCTTCCACATTGTTACCTTGTGCGTAGTAAATATCGATGATCGAGCGCAGGGCCTTTTCATTCTGTGGCTGGATTTCCAGGATTTCTTCATAGACGCGCTGAGCCTGACGTGTGTTCAGGCGCATCTGGCTGATGTCAGCGATATATTGCTTGATCTGGACCAAGCGCTCAACCGGAGCTTCAATGCGCCGCGCAAGGCGTTCACTGGCGACATAAGTCTGGTTCGCCCGGTCAAAGTCACCCAATTGCTGGTACGTCTCTGCCAGTGCAATGTACTGGTCGAGTGCTTCGTTCGAGCGGCCCTGGCTTTCCAGCAGCTCAATGAGGTTCATACGCACATCCACATCGAGCGGGGCCATTTCCAGGACCATGCCCAGGATTGATGCTGCACGATCATGCTCTTCTCGGACGAGATAAGCACGAGCAACCGTGTTGTACTTATTGATGGCCTGCCGAATGCGGCCTTCTTTCATCATGACTTCTGCCATGCGCACATGCACAGGCAAGTAGAAAGGCGATTTTTCAATGGTCGCCTGGGCTTCGTCAATTGCCAGGGTATACAAGCCCTGCCGGATATAACGGTCAATTGTCGAGACAGCTTCAGCAAGGCGATGCCCGCCCTTAGCAACCAGAATATCGACCATGCCTTCTGTGCCTTCATCACGCAGGGTCTCATCCAGGTGCCGCCGTGTATCGACAACACGCTGCTTCCAATCCGTGCCCGTGAGCAAGCTCAACAGTCGTTCATTGACGATGGAGAGCGCCTCTGTAGAACGTCCCTTAAGCGTGTTATTCAAGCTATCATAGACGTTGGTCAGGTCTTTAACCTCAGCCGTACCGACCGCCAAGGCCGTGTCAACTGTGCGCAAGCTTTCAATCAGGTAACGTGCCGCCTGCTGATGGTTCCCCAGGGAGTAATGCGCCTTGCCCATACCATGCAGCGCACCTGCCTTCAGCCTAGACGTCGCGACGGCTTCACCCAGGTGATGGAGGGCATTCTTAGCATCATCCATCAACGTATATAGGCCACCAAGATTCATCTGGAGTGCTGGATGGTCCAACCCTTCAGATAAAGCTTCTTCATAGGCCTCAATGGCCTGTGGGTTCTCACCCTGGCGCTGGCGTTCCATCGCTTGCAATGCCGGCCCTACAAAGCCGGAAAGCCCGCTCTCGACGACATAATCGGCCAGCATTTTCAGCGCCTCGTCAAGTGCCTCGCCAAGAGGGCCTAACGGATTGGCGTGCGAAATATCTTCCTCATCTTCGAAGTCGAGCGTGAGATCGGAGAGATTGCCTGTGTCATTGATGATCTGTGGTGCCTGCCGCTGGGTAATCTCGTCTGGTAAAATGACTTCACTGCCAGAACGCAATGCACGCAATGTATTCAGCGCCTGTGAATTGTTGCGATCCAGCCGCAAGGCGCGTTCAACTGCACGAATCGCCTTATCTGTATCGCTGAGGCGTTGAAAGTTAAAAGCTAACGTCAGATACTCGCGCATCGCACGCTTTTTATCGCCAATGCGCTCATAAGCTTGTGCAAGGCGTGCATGCACACTTACGAGGCCAGGCGTCAACTGCGTCGCACGTTCCCAATTCGCAATGGCTTTATCGAGGTCGCGCAGTCCTAAGTAGACTTCAGAGACCTTGACGTACTGCTGAGCAGCCTCTCGGAGCTGCCCCATACGTTCAAGCACATCCGCACTACGTTCCAGAGGGAGCGGGTCATCCGGCGCAAGCTGATGCGCGCGTTTGTAGACCTTTAGCGCCTGAGGTAGCTGCCCATTACTCAGTAAAGCCAGCCCCAGGTTGATGTGCCCATCCGGGTTATCTGGCTGCTCCTGAACAGCATGGGTAAACGCATCAATCGCCATCGGCCAATTCTGGTCCCAGGCGGCGTTATTACCCTCATCCATGTAATACATGAAGCGATCATCCGACGGAGAGGCTTCTTCCTCAGACGAATCATCGTCATAATCCCCAAACAGATCATCCATTGATTCCGCAAAGGTCTCATCATCCATCATTGCGCCCTCAGCCAACGAGTCATCTGTTGTCGGGTTATCTGGTGTGGGGTTATCTGCCATACGCTAATCCAACCAGTTTTCAAATGTTTCATGCTTACTTTATGTACATCATAACGGAACGTGGTCGCCTGTACACAAAAATCCGGGCGTAAAATGCCGGATTCTATAATGAGCTGCGTCAACAACCTACCTGTTTCATTCTAAAATCCCACAAAGTACTATGACAGCAACTTCACCAGGATCGCCTTTTGGGCATGCAAGCGATTTTCCGCCTGTTGGAAGATCATCGACTGCGGGCCATCCGCCACTTCGTCAGTGATCTCATCACCACGATGAGCGGGCAAACAATGCAGAATAATGGCATCGGGGTCCGCCTGGGCCATCAAATCCTTATTGACCTGATAAGGCGCAAACGTTTCGCGACGTTCCGCTGTTTCTTCTTCCTGCCCCATGCTCACCCAGGTATCCGTATAGACCACATGTGCCCCCCGGACAGCCTGCTCAGCATGTGTCGACCACTCAACATCGACGCCACTACGAGCAGCCAGAGCAGCACCTTTTTCTCGTACACGTGCCGGTAGTTCATAACCTTCCGGAGTTGCAATCGCGAAATCCAGGCCGAAGTGCGTCGCCGCATAGAGCAGCGATGTCGCCACGTTATTGCCATCACCGATATAAGCGATCTTCAAGCCATTCAAGCGGCCAAAGCGCTCGTAAATGGTCAAAACATCAGCCATCGCCTGGCAAGGATGCGTATCATCGCTAAGACCATTGATAACGGGCACGCTGGCATACTTCGCAAGTTCTGTCACATGCTGATGTTCGAAGACGCGGGCCATAATCCCGTTGACGTAGCCTGAAAGCACTCGCGCCACATCCGCGATACTTTCGCGCTTGCCCAGGCCAATTTCCTGCGGGCCGAGCATGATGGCATCGCCACCGAGCTGCTTCATACCGACTTCGAACGAAACGCGGGTCCGTAAGGATGGCTTCTGGAAGACCATTCCCAGGATCTTATTCTGCAAGACAGGACGATTGCCACCGGATTGCAATTCAAGTTTAAGATGCACGGCGAGCTTTAATAGGTGTTCCAACTCTGCTGTCGAGACACTCGCCAGATCGAGAAAGTGTTTCATTGTGTTAGCGTAACCTTCTTTGGGGGCAAAGAATCATTAAGGATGCCCTAGACTACGTGAAGTATAGCATAGGGCACTGAGATTGAGAAACAACTGTAACGCCAATGGGCGGCAGCAGCAACAAGAAAAACCGTTTGCCGCTGCCCCCAGGCCATAAGCCTATGTTTACAAGGACTTTATTCTATCGCAGGCCAACATTCCGCAAATCACCTGATTGTAGCCTTCAAGGCATCATTAAGACGTAACGGCTAAAGGTCGGTCATATCCAGCCAATTGGGGCCACAACTGGCATTGGCTACGACGGGCACATCCAACGGATAAGCATTCTGCATCGTCTCAACGACGAGCTTTGTGGTCTCCTCAAGAGCATCTTCTTCGACTTCAAGCACCAGTTCATCATGCACCTGCAAAATCATCCGTGCGGGATAATCCCCTTCTTTTAGAGCAGCATGGAGCTTAATCATTGCCAGCTTTAGAATATCCGCCGCCGTGCCCTGGATAGGCATATTTATCGCCGCGCGTAACTCAGATTGAGCTTGCTGGCCGGAACTACCGGAGCCCAACTGTGGGAAGAAGCGTTTGCGACCGAGCAGCGTTTCTACATAGCCCTTTTCTCGTGCGGAGCGTTCTACATCTTCCATATAGCGTTTTACACCTGGGAATCGCTCAAAATAGGTGCGGATAAAAGCTTCTGCTTCCGCCAAAGTCAGGTTGCTATCCCGCGCCAGGCGGAAAGCCCCCATGCCGTACATCAGGCCAAAGTTCACGCGCTTGGCAAAGCTGCGCTGTTCGTAGGTCACATCTTCTGGCTCGATGCTGTTCACAGCTGCAGCCGTTGCCCGGTGAATATCCTGCCCTTCGCGGAAGGCTTCTTTAAGCCCCTCATCGCCGCTGACGTGGGCCATGACGCGCAGTTCAATCTGGCTGTAGTCCACTGCCAGCAAATGCATGCCTTCCGGCGCGATGAAAGACCGCCGCACTTCTCGGCCCAATTCTGTACGAATCGGGATGTTCTGTAAGTTCGGGTTACTGCTGCTAAAACGCCCGGTCGATGTGCCCGTCTGGTTGTAGTTGGTATGCACACGCCCGGTCTTAGGGTTAATCAGTTGCGGCAGCGCATCAACATACGTGCCCTTAAGCTTGGTCAGTTCGCGGTATTCAACGATGAGCGGCACAATAGCGTGCGCATCCATCAAGGCTTCCAGCGTCGTGATATTTGTAGAATAGCCCTGGCTGGTCTTACGAATGCCATCTGTTGGCAGCTTGAGCTTCTCAAAGAGCACTTCGTTGAGTTGTTTGGGGCTGCTAGGGTTGAAAGCATCGTTTTCAGCGTATCCACAAATTTGCGTTTGCAGGGCGTCAATTTTTTCTGCGAGGATGCCGCTCATCTCATTTAAAAACGGCGTATCCAACAGCGCCCCCGCCTGCTCCATATCCGCAATAACCGGAATTACGGGGATTTCTAAATCGT
The Phototrophicus methaneseepsis DNA segment above includes these coding regions:
- a CDS encoding CdaR family protein, with product MKNWQRKFTENVTWFAGALVLAFFVWYVATLQADPFVTRTFTAIPVIIDRADGLVITNTPSTDASIIITAQESVMNRLRREDIVIRADLMDLGPGVYTVPLRADVNRAVSVDDTRPTQITVELELVESGQKPVIIETTDPPVDITAEDPEISPLDVTVSGASSDVRSVVDVYGEVDLSEARSPIETLVTLIPRDENGRRVDGVTLDPATATVDVNLYRRDDVERLTVQPSLQLETSEEGYTLTTLRSEPTEIFVRGTSTALEALGDTVFTDAISLAGRTGNFEIEVPLNLRNDVIVLPSNDRTVTVYVGIEAQMGVLQLDGIPVDFLGLGQGLSSESSTDTISVVINGPRILLDSLTNEDVHAVVDLSGLQPGPHDVRPAVNLTRGQADVESIIPLPETLDIVITADATPADEVDIDAEATASPTPTEDG
- the cdaA gene encoding diadenylate cyclase CdaA produces the protein MDQLIAIINTLTPTDLLDIFFVTLLFYGASFLFRGTQAVVLLRGVMTVVIVLILVAGIFQLQALTWLLTNGLAVFAVAIPVIFQPELRRGLEQLGRGSRLLRRSSPVSGRDEIIAEIVRASEKLSERRHGALIVLQKNTQLDDYIRTGTQIDSKVKADLLLTIFWPKTELHDGAVIVGYDGRIASAAAVLPLTASRNLPHPKMGMRHRAALGMSESSDAVCVVVSEETGRIAIMNNGRMIPRLDPERLRTVLGALYGSNEPQRTTLRGWLAERWASLSQQLQESRT
- a CDS encoding tetratricopeptide repeat protein — protein: MADNPTPDNPTTDDSLAEGAMMDDETFAESMDDLFGDYDDDSSEEEASPSDDRFMYYMDEGNNAAWDQNWPMAIDAFTHAVQEQPDNPDGHINLGLALLSNGQLPQALKVYKRAHQLAPDDPLPLERSADVLERMGQLREAAQQYVKVSEVYLGLRDLDKAIANWERATQLTPGLVSVHARLAQAYERIGDKKRAMREYLTLAFNFQRLSDTDKAIRAVERALRLDRNNSQALNTLRALRSGSEVILPDEITQRQAPQIINDTGNLSDLTLDFEDEEDISHANPLGPLGEALDEALKMLADYVVESGLSGFVGPALQAMERQRQGENPQAIEAYEEALSEGLDHPALQMNLGGLYTLMDDAKNALHHLGEAVATSRLKAGALHGMGKAHYSLGNHQQAARYLIESLRTVDTALAVGTAEVKDLTNVYDSLNNTLKGRSTEALSIVNERLLSLLTGTDWKQRVVDTRRHLDETLRDEGTEGMVDILVAKGGHRLAEAVSTIDRYIRQGLYTLAIDEAQATIEKSPFYLPVHVRMAEVMMKEGRIRQAINKYNTVARAYLVREEHDRAASILGMVLEMAPLDVDVRMNLIELLESQGRSNEALDQYIALAETYQQLGDFDRANQTYVASERLARRIEAPVERLVQIKQYIADISQMRLNTRQAQRVYEEILEIQPQNEKALRSIIDIYYAQGNNVEAVKRLDILLSVYARQRKIKEITTLLEGLVRSNGQDTALRARLASIYRRVGQNQKAIEQLDALGELQLDAGLTRDAAKTIRQIIGLKPDRIEDYKRLLSQLNG
- the argF gene encoding ornithine carbamoyltransferase, coding for MKHFLDLASVSTAELEHLLKLAVHLKLELQSGGNRPVLQNKILGMVFQKPSLRTRVSFEVGMKQLGGDAIMLGPQEIGLGKRESIADVARVLSGYVNGIMARVFEHQHVTELAKYASVPVINGLSDDTHPCQAMADVLTIYERFGRLNGLKIAYIGDGNNVATSLLYAATHFGLDFAIATPEGYELPARVREKGAALAARSGVDVEWSTHAEQAVRGAHVVYTDTWVSMGQEEETAERRETFAPYQVNKDLMAQADPDAIILHCLPAHRGDEITDEVADGPQSMIFQQAENRLHAQKAILVKLLS